The DNA sequence AAGGACGGCACGGGCGGCCTGGAAGTTGTGTCCATCAGCGACCAGGAGCTGCACGACCTCTGTACCAAGGCCGTGGCTTCGCTCGCGGCGGACAAGATCCCACCCGGGGTCTATCAGGTTGTGACCTGCCCCGACGTTTCCGGCGTCATCGCACACGAGGCTTTTGGCCACGGTGTGGAACTCGATATGTTTCTCAAGGATCGGGCGCGGTCGCGCGAATACCTCAATCGGACCGTTGCCTCGCCTCTGGTCAGCATACTCGACGACCCGTCGTATCCCGGAGGCCACGGCACCTACTTCTTTGATGACGAGGGGCAGATCGCCTCGCCTACCTGCATCATCCGCGACGGGGTCTTCCGACAGGGACTGTCTGACCTGTTCACGTCCCACCGCCTGGGAATGCCTCACACGGCCAACGGACGCCGCGAGAGCTTTGAGCGCAAGAACTATGTGCGCATGTCCAACACCTTCTTTGCCCGGGGGACCACCCCTGTGGCCGAGCTGTTCTCCGGAATAGACTATGGCATTTATCTCAACAAGACCAGCAGCGGCATGGAAGACCCCAAAGGCTGGGGCATGCAGGTTACCAGTCAGTGCGGCGAGGAAATCCGCCAGGGCAAGCTGACCGGCAGGCTGTTTGCGCCAATAGGCATCACTGGCTATGTGCCAGACATCCTCCAGAGTGTCAGCGCCGTTGGCAACGACTTTCGTCTGACCGGTGGCACCTGCGGCAAGGGGCACAAAGAGTGGGTGCCGGTTTCCTCTGGTGGTCCACATCTGCTGCTGAAAGCGAGGCTGGGCTAATGTTGCACACTATCGTCAAAACACTGCGCGAAACGCAGGGAGCTCACGGTTGGATCGTTCGCCAGGTCGAGAACAACAGTACCCAGTCCTATCTGATTGGTGCCGAGCGCGAGTGTTCTCGCCGCGTCCACAGCGAACGATATCAGGTCACGGTGATGAACGACCATCCTGCCAGAGACGGTTCGGGCAGCGCGCGCGGCGAGGCCGAGGCCACAATCCTGCCCGCTGACCTGCCCGAGCTGGAAAGCAAACTGGCAGAGCTGGTGTTCACTGCCGGCCTCACCGACAACCGTCCCTATGACCTCCCCGGCCCGGCTCAGTATGCGCCCGTAGCGACGGCTGACCCGACGATTCTGGCCGACCCTTCCGCCGTGGCCGATCAGGTGACTGGAGAACTGCTCCTGGCGCTCAAGGGCGAGGCCGCCGTTCGGCTGTCCAGTGCTGAGGTGTTTGTCGAAGGCAGCCAGATCACCCTGCACAACAGCGCCGGAGCTACTGGCTCCCAGCGCACCACCGACCTCGTTGTCGAAATGGTACTGCTGGCCTCGGGCAAAGACAACGAAATGGAGTCAAACGTCATGCTGCGCCGCCGGCGGGCGGCCGACCTGAATACGGCCGCCGTCGTCCAACGGCACGCGCAGTACGCCCGCGACGCCCTGGTGGCACGAACGCCCCGCACCGGCACATTTCCAGTGGTGGTGAGCAACGAAGCCCTTGCCGAGCTGTTGATGGGAG is a window from the Chloroflexi bacterium ADurb.Bin180 genome containing:
- a CDS encoding peptidase PmbA — translated: MLHTIVKTLRETQGAHGWIVRQVENNSTQSYLIGAERECSRRVHSERYQVTVMNDHPARDGSGSARGEAEATILPADLPELESKLAELVFTAGLTDNRPYDLPGPAQYAPVATADPTILADPSAVADQVTGELLLALKGEAAVRLSSAEVFVEGSQITLHNSAGATGSQRTTDLVVEMVLLASGKDNEMESNVMLRRRRAADLNTAAVVQRHAQYARDALVARTPRTGTFPVVVSNEALAELLMGEGDSPLVLRSSAQAKYQQVSPWELGQRVLPEPLSGDPIVIHSNALVDYGTRSGSFDHEGHAGGRTLILDNGMLRSFWGPMRYAQYLGIPSTGEFGNLELAPGSQSLSSLLSDTGTFYHVVSFSAMSPDPITADFVGEIRLGYEVNNGVATPIRGGSIGGNLLAALATATLSSETALLAGYYGPLAARFESITVAGA
- a CDS encoding protease TldD; protein product: MDWNHVPANLQEARQHLPDLIRQVERRAPYAHALISRNSGLQITVTDREQQVKEMEPSSGLVLSAWNGAYFDELATSDLSKASLDTLARDLSSGLNVRSPVGLDPGPALDQHWSTAMQHDPTNLSVKDKLALCLDLHRRTRGLDPHIVNVQVRYQERCESKAFANRSRHLSQNVLRLRLFVLVVVTDGARIQYDWVDKDGTGGLEVVSISDQELHDLCTKAVASLAADKIPPGVYQVVTCPDVSGVIAHEAFGHGVELDMFLKDRARSREYLNRTVASPLVSILDDPSYPGGHGTYFFDDEGQIASPTCIIRDGVFRQGLSDLFTSHRLGMPHTANGRRESFERKNYVRMSNTFFARGTTPVAELFSGIDYGIYLNKTSSGMEDPKGWGMQVTSQCGEEIRQGKLTGRLFAPIGITGYVPDILQSVSAVGNDFRLTGGTCGKGHKEWVPVSSGGPHLLLKARLG